Proteins from one Buchnera aphidicola (Diuraphis noxia) genomic window:
- the mnmA gene encoding tRNA 2-thiouridine(34) synthase MnmA, whose product MKINKNKKVIIAMSGGVDSSVSAWILKKQNYEVEGLFMKNWEEDDNAKHCTSEQDLLDAENVCKMLNIHLHKMNFSTEFWENVFQRFLNEYKSGITPNPDIFCNKEIKFNLFLKYSIQNLQADYIATGHYARIKKISGQYYLLKGIDLDKDQTYFLYTLHNYQLKQILFPIGALKKRQVRDIARKLNLTVAEKKDSTGICFIGPKNLRNFLNPYISEKKGDIITTNSEIVGQHYGACYYTLGQRKGLGIGGIKGRYNIPWYVVDKNVKKNILIVAQGAYNKHLMSTGLIAKNITWINHEQFTFPLSCTVKTRYRQNNISCKIDYVNNLYIKVVFDSPVNAVTPGQSVVFYLSEICIGGGIINSRIPLF is encoded by the coding sequence ATGAAAATTAACAAAAATAAAAAAGTTATCATTGCTATGTCTGGAGGTGTAGATTCGTCTGTATCTGCTTGGATTTTAAAAAAACAAAATTATGAAGTAGAAGGTTTATTTATGAAGAATTGGGAAGAAGATGATAATGCAAAACATTGTACTTCTGAACAAGATTTATTGGATGCTGAAAACGTATGTAAAATGTTAAATATACATCTTCATAAGATGAATTTTTCTACAGAATTTTGGGAAAATGTTTTTCAACGTTTTTTAAATGAATACAAAAGTGGTATCACACCTAATCCTGATATATTTTGTAATAAAGAGATTAAATTTAATCTATTTTTAAAATATTCTATTCAAAATCTTCAAGCTGACTATATTGCAACGGGTCATTACGCTCGCATAAAAAAAATATCTGGACAATACTACCTTCTCAAAGGTATAGATCTTGATAAAGATCAAACGTATTTTTTATATACGTTGCATAATTATCAATTGAAACAAATATTATTTCCAATTGGAGCCTTAAAAAAAAGACAAGTTAGAGATATTGCTAGAAAACTGAATTTAACAGTAGCCGAAAAAAAAGATTCTACTGGTATTTGTTTTATTGGTCCTAAAAATTTAAGAAATTTTCTTAATCCATATATTTCTGAAAAAAAAGGAGATATTATTACCACTAATAGTGAGATTGTTGGTCAACATTATGGTGCTTGTTATTATACTCTAGGTCAGAGAAAAGGATTAGGAATTGGAGGTATCAAAGGACGATATAATATTCCATGGTACGTTGTAGATAAAAATGTTAAAAAAAACATATTAATTGTTGCTCAAGGAGCTTATAATAAACATCTTATGTCAACAGGATTAATTGCCAAAAATATTACTTGGATAAATCATGAACAGTTTACTTTTCCATTATCATGTACAGTAAAAACACGGTATCGTCAAAACAATATATCTTGTAAGATAGATTACGTAAATAATTTATATATAAAAGTTGTATTTGATTCTCCAGTAAATGCAGTCACTCCAGGACAATCCGTTGTCTTTTATTTATCAGAAATATGTATAGGTGGTGGAATTATTAATTCTAGAATACCATTATTTTAA